The Sphingomonas sp. KR3-1 genome contains a region encoding:
- the mutS gene encoding DNA mismatch repair protein MutS: MMAQYLALKAEAEDCLLFYRMGDFFELFFDDARIASAVLDIALTARGEHDGERIPMCGVPVHAMEGYLARLIKAGHRVAIANQTETPEEARKRMGSKALVNRAIVRVVTAGTLTEEALLDSRTANWCAAIGEAGGSVAIACADISTGRFEIIETTADRAGAEIARLNPAETAVADGSAFAELATITRPKLDFDSASGEARLKRLFGVATLDGFGQFSRAALAAAGGLAAYLEHTAKGALPFLRPPRLSRTEAAMAIDAATRESLELTLSSAGTRRGSLLDSVDRTVTGAGARLLGSDIAAPLMDRPSVEARLDLVTHFHDDALLRDMVRGALRAMPDIGRALGRLAAGRGSPRDMGQLRDGLDGAWRLAERLDATGIPPLLADLVPQMRGHGALIDLLARALVPEPPVDADKGGYIAEGYDAALDDLRDAGAGGRRAIAALEAEYKARTGINALKIRHNGVLGYHIEVPAKNADPLMAQDSGFTHRQTLAGVVRFNAPELHDVAVKVTQAGAHALAAEAAHLEELTARALSAREPIARTADALARIDVAAGLAERAAEGGWARPHLVEHACFEIEGGRHPVVEEAVAKSGGRFVANDCNLSEASRLWLVTGPNMGGKSTFLRQNALIAVLAQAGSYVPATRATLGMVDRLFSRVGASDNLARGRSTFMVEMVETAAILAQATPRSFVILDEVGRGTSTYDGLAIAWAVVEAIHEDNRCRCLFATHYHELTRLAERCDALTLHHVRAREWKGDLVLLHEVAQGPADRSYGLAVARLAGLPPVTIKRAKSVLDKLEAGRAATGGLAAGLDDLPLFAAMAVEEAEQVDALRSELGTLDIDSLSPREALEMLYRLKGLAAEGA, from the coding sequence ATGATGGCGCAATATCTCGCGCTGAAGGCGGAAGCGGAAGATTGCCTGCTTTTTTATCGCATGGGCGATTTCTTCGAGCTGTTCTTCGACGACGCCAGGATCGCCAGCGCGGTGCTCGACATCGCGCTGACCGCGCGCGGCGAGCATGACGGCGAGCGCATCCCGATGTGCGGCGTGCCGGTCCACGCGATGGAGGGCTATCTCGCCCGGCTGATCAAGGCCGGCCACCGCGTCGCGATCGCCAACCAGACCGAGACGCCCGAGGAAGCGCGCAAGCGCATGGGCTCCAAGGCGCTGGTCAACCGCGCGATCGTCCGCGTCGTCACCGCCGGCACGCTCACCGAGGAGGCGCTGCTCGACAGCCGCACGGCGAACTGGTGCGCCGCGATCGGCGAGGCGGGCGGCAGCGTCGCCATCGCCTGCGCCGACATCTCGACCGGCCGCTTCGAGATCATCGAGACCACCGCCGACCGCGCCGGCGCCGAGATCGCCCGGCTCAACCCCGCCGAGACGGCAGTGGCGGACGGATCGGCCTTCGCCGAGCTCGCCACGATCACCCGCCCGAAGCTCGACTTCGACAGCGCGAGCGGCGAGGCCCGGCTCAAGCGCCTGTTCGGCGTCGCCACGCTCGACGGCTTCGGCCAGTTCTCCCGCGCCGCGCTCGCCGCAGCCGGAGGTCTTGCCGCCTATCTCGAGCATACCGCCAAGGGGGCGCTCCCCTTCCTGCGCCCGCCCCGCCTCTCGCGCACCGAAGCGGCGATGGCGATCGATGCGGCGACGCGCGAGAGCCTGGAACTCACGCTCAGCAGCGCCGGCACCCGCCGCGGCAGCCTGCTCGACAGCGTCGACCGCACCGTCACCGGCGCCGGCGCGCGCCTGCTCGGCAGCGACATCGCCGCCCCTTTGATGGACCGGCCGAGCGTCGAGGCGCGGCTCGATCTCGTCACCCATTTCCATGACGACGCGCTGCTACGCGACATGGTGCGCGGCGCGCTGCGGGCGATGCCCGATATCGGCCGCGCGCTCGGCCGCCTCGCCGCCGGGCGCGGCAGCCCGCGTGACATGGGCCAGCTGCGCGACGGGCTCGACGGCGCCTGGCGCCTCGCCGAACGGCTCGACGCGACCGGCATTCCGCCGCTGCTCGCCGACCTCGTCCCGCAGATGCGCGGGCACGGCGCGCTGATCGACCTGCTTGCCCGCGCGCTCGTCCCCGAGCCGCCGGTCGACGCCGACAAGGGCGGCTATATCGCCGAGGGCTATGACGCCGCGCTCGACGACCTGCGCGATGCCGGCGCCGGCGGCCGCCGCGCCATCGCCGCGCTCGAGGCCGAGTACAAGGCGCGCACCGGCATCAACGCGCTCAAGATCCGCCACAACGGCGTGCTCGGCTATCATATCGAAGTGCCGGCGAAGAACGCCGATCCGCTGATGGCGCAGGATAGCGGCTTCACCCACCGCCAGACGCTCGCCGGCGTGGTCCGCTTCAACGCGCCCGAGCTGCACGACGTCGCGGTCAAGGTGACCCAGGCCGGTGCCCACGCGCTCGCCGCCGAGGCCGCGCATCTCGAGGAGCTCACCGCCCGCGCGCTTTCCGCCCGCGAGCCGATCGCCCGCACCGCCGATGCGCTCGCCCGGATCGACGTCGCGGCGGGCTTGGCAGAACGCGCCGCCGAGGGTGGCTGGGCCCGCCCGCATCTCGTCGAGCATGCCTGTTTCGAGATCGAGGGCGGCCGCCATCCGGTGGTCGAGGAAGCGGTGGCGAAGAGCGGCGGCCGCTTCGTCGCCAATGACTGCAACCTCTCCGAAGCCAGCCGCCTCTGGCTGGTCACCGGCCCCAACATGGGCGGCAAGTCGACCTTCCTGCGCCAGAACGCGCTGATCGCCGTCCTCGCCCAGGCCGGCTCCTACGTCCCCGCCACCCGTGCCACGCTCGGCATGGTCGATCGCCTGTTCAGCCGCGTCGGCGCCTCGGACAATCTCGCGCGCGGCCGCTCGACCTTCATGGTCGAGATGGTCGAGACCGCCGCGATCCTCGCGCAGGCGACCCCGCGCAGCTTCGTGATCCTCGACGAGGTCGGCCGCGGCACCTCGACCTATGACGGCCTCGCCATCGCCTGGGCGGTGGTCGAGGCGATCCATGAGGACAACCGCTGCCGCTGCCTGTTCGCCACCCACTATCACGAGCTGACCCGGCTGGCCGAGCGCTGCGACGCGCTCACCCTCCACCATGTCCGCGCCCGCGAATGGAAGGGCGACCTCGTCCTGCTCCATGAAGTCGCGCAGGGCCCGGCCGACCGCAGCTACGGCCTCGCCGTCGCTCGCCTCGCCGGCCTGCCGCCCGTCACGATCAAGCGCGCCAAGTCCGTGCTCGACAAGCTCGAGGCGGGCCGCGCCGCCACCGGCGGGCTCGCCGCCGGGCTCGATGATCTGCCGCTCTTCGCTGCCATGGCGGTCGAGGAAGCGGAACAGGTCGATGCGCTGCGCAGCGAGCTCGGCACGCTCGACATCGACAGTCTGTCCCCGCGTGAGGCGCTGGAAATGCTCTACCGGCTCAAGGGCCTGGCGGCGGAAGGCGCATGA
- a CDS encoding NADP-dependent malic enzyme yields the protein MSEESNVQFSEREALLYHSEGRPGKIEVIASKPMATQRDLALAYSPGVAVPVLAIAKDPAAAYDYTAKGNLVAVISNGTAILGLGNLGALASKPVMEGKAVLFKRFADVDSIDIELKTEDVDRFIDAVELMEPSFGGINLEDIKSPECFVIEQTLREKMNIPVFHDDQHGTAIIAAAGLINALHLTGRDIKDTRVVMNGAGAAAIACAELIKAMGLPSQNLLMLDRTGVIYQGREGINQWQSAHAVATERRTLADALEGADVFMGLSAAGALPAELLNHMALKPIIFAMANPDPEITPPEARAARPDAIIATGRSDYPNQVNNVLGFPFIFRGALDVRATTINDAMKIAAATALAELARQQVPEEVAAAYGVQHSFGPDYIIPAPFDPRLMELVPAAVAQAAMDSGVATKPITDMAAYRQSLRARLNPTTSVLSLAYEGARANPKRVIFAEAEEEVVLRAAIAFKDGGYGTPVLVGRESVHERLKALGANPDEFELHNSVNSPLVDQMVEFLYCRLQRRGYLRRDCERMVNRDRNIFGGLLLQLGHADAMITGVTRTWAESMRQVKRVIDHRPGQTPFGMHVLVGQSHTVFIADTTVNERPNAEELADIAEGAATVARRMGHEPRVAFLSYSNFGNPEGQWLDNVRGAIKVLDGRAVEFEYEGEMSPDVALNPRQLANYPFARLSGPANVLIMPGLQSANISAKLLRELGGDSTIGPMLIGMEKPVQIAPMTATASELVTLAVLAAGGIAR from the coding sequence ATGTCCGAGGAATCGAACGTCCAGTTTTCGGAGCGCGAGGCGCTGCTGTACCACTCCGAGGGGCGGCCGGGGAAAATCGAAGTCATCGCCTCCAAGCCGATGGCGACGCAGCGCGACCTGGCGCTGGCCTATTCGCCGGGCGTGGCCGTGCCCGTGCTCGCGATCGCCAAGGATCCGGCGGCGGCCTATGACTATACCGCCAAGGGCAACCTGGTCGCGGTGATCTCCAACGGCACGGCGATCCTGGGCCTGGGCAATCTCGGCGCGCTCGCCTCCAAGCCGGTGATGGAAGGCAAGGCGGTGCTGTTCAAGCGCTTCGCCGATGTCGATTCGATCGATATCGAGCTGAAGACCGAGGACGTCGACCGCTTCATCGACGCGGTCGAGCTGATGGAGCCGAGCTTCGGCGGCATCAACCTGGAGGACATCAAGTCCCCCGAATGCTTCGTGATCGAGCAGACGCTCCGGGAAAAGATGAACATCCCGGTGTTCCATGACGACCAGCACGGCACGGCGATCATCGCCGCCGCGGGCCTGATCAACGCGCTCCACCTGACCGGGCGCGACATCAAGGACACCCGCGTGGTGATGAACGGCGCCGGCGCCGCCGCGATCGCCTGCGCCGAGCTGATCAAGGCGATGGGCCTGCCCAGCCAGAACCTGCTGATGCTCGATCGCACCGGGGTGATCTACCAGGGCCGCGAGGGGATCAACCAGTGGCAGTCGGCGCACGCCGTCGCCACCGAACGCCGCACGCTCGCCGATGCGCTGGAGGGCGCCGACGTGTTCATGGGCCTGTCGGCCGCCGGCGCGCTGCCGGCCGAGCTGCTCAACCACATGGCGCTCAAGCCGATCATCTTCGCGATGGCCAATCCCGATCCCGAGATCACCCCGCCCGAGGCGCGGGCCGCACGGCCGGACGCGATCATCGCCACCGGGCGTTCGGACTATCCGAACCAGGTCAACAACGTGCTCGGCTTCCCGTTCATCTTCCGCGGCGCGCTCGACGTGCGCGCGACGACGATCAACGATGCGATGAAGATCGCCGCGGCGACCGCGCTCGCCGAGCTGGCGCGCCAGCAGGTGCCCGAGGAAGTCGCGGCCGCGTACGGCGTGCAGCACAGCTTCGGCCCCGATTATATCATCCCGGCGCCGTTCGACCCGCGGCTGATGGAGCTGGTGCCCGCCGCCGTCGCCCAGGCGGCGATGGATTCGGGCGTGGCGACCAAGCCGATCACCGACATGGCCGCCTATCGCCAGTCGCTGCGTGCGCGCCTGAACCCGACCACGTCGGTGCTCAGCCTGGCCTATGAGGGCGCGCGCGCCAATCCGAAGCGCGTGATCTTCGCCGAAGCCGAGGAAGAAGTCGTGCTGCGCGCCGCGATCGCGTTCAAGGACGGCGGCTATGGCACGCCGGTGCTGGTCGGGCGCGAATCGGTGCACGAACGGCTGAAGGCGCTCGGCGCCAACCCGGACGAGTTCGAGCTGCACAACAGCGTCAATTCGCCGCTGGTCGATCAGATGGTCGAGTTCCTCTATTGCCGGCTGCAGCGCCGCGGCTATCTGCGCCGCGATTGCGAGCGGATGGTCAACCGCGACCGCAACATCTTCGGCGGCCTGCTGCTCCAGCTCGGCCATGCCGATGCGATGATCACCGGCGTGACGCGCACCTGGGCCGAATCGATGCGCCAGGTGAAGCGCGTGATCGACCACCGCCCGGGCCAGACGCCGTTCGGGATGCACGTGCTGGTCGGCCAGTCGCACACCGTGTTCATCGCCGACACCACGGTGAACGAGCGGCCCAATGCGGAGGAGCTGGCCGACATCGCCGAGGGCGCGGCCACCGTTGCGCGTCGCATGGGGCATGAGCCGCGCGTCGCCTTCCTCAGCTATTCCAACTTCGGCAACCCCGAAGGCCAGTGGCTCGACAATGTCCGGGGCGCGATCAAGGTGCTCGACGGGCGCGCGGTCGAGTTCGAATATGAAGGCGAGATGTCGCCCGACGTCGCGCTCAACCCGCGCCAGCTGGCGAACTATCCGTTCGCGCGGCTCTCGGGCCCGGCGAACGTGCTGATCATGCCGGGGCTCCAGTCGGCCAACATCTCGGCCAAGCTGCTGCGCGAGCTGGGCGGCGACTCGACGATCGGCCCGATGCTGATCGGCATGGAGAAGCCGGTGCAGATCGCGCCGATGACCGCGACGGCGAGCGAGCTGGTGACGCTGGCGGTGCTGGCGGCGGGCGGGATCGCGCGCTGA
- a CDS encoding BlaI/MecI/CopY family transcriptional regulator, which translates to MIESLPRRERDVFEALCSLGEATAAAVRGALADPPSDSAVRTLLGRLEAKGLIGHHSVNQAYVYAPVPQADAVAETALQRLVQTFFQGSAARAATALLGMEQGLNPQEIDELQRAIDKARGEAK; encoded by the coding sequence GTGATCGAATCGCTGCCGCGCCGCGAGCGCGATGTATTCGAGGCCTTGTGCAGCCTAGGCGAGGCGACCGCAGCTGCGGTGCGCGGCGCGCTGGCCGATCCGCCGAGCGACTCCGCGGTGCGTACGCTGCTCGGGCGGCTCGAGGCCAAGGGGCTGATCGGGCATCATTCGGTCAACCAGGCCTATGTCTATGCGCCGGTGCCGCAGGCCGATGCAGTGGCCGAGACCGCGCTGCAGCGACTGGTGCAGACCTTCTTCCAGGGATCGGCGGCGCGCGCTGCCACCGCGCTGCTCGGCATGGAACAGGGGCTCAACCCGCAAGAGATCGACGAACTCCAGCGCGCGATCGACAAGGCGCGGGGAGAGGCGAAATGA
- a CDS encoding M56 family metallopeptidase, giving the protein MIAPLLIELGWKSALACAVALLASQALRGRPAAQRVAMLRAGIAALLLLPLLILTVPALEIAVLPAVAPLPDLPLAEIAPAPAVPEAPEIDWLALAYAAGAGIVLLRLAIGLAMLHRWTRHAVPASNRVWLEAIARAAEPLKRPVRLLVSPRIASPLSLGIAPATILIGPETERCADRAAAVIAHEIAHVRRFDWPAMLAARLALALFWFNPLAWLLAAELGRQTELAADEDAVRHVARADYAQALLAVAGGGGAHGACGMAVTRSALARRIRRVLDATPARPASGLLCTALIGCIPLGIAPLAAMQLVPAPAAPMPAPMLKTRQQAPSPARMPAPEAQAAQEAVAAPRPRRLPLKRMPAVAARLKTLPATAPETEASAGFAPRFEARMARWRKSLRVPDGPPAPGVEATGLRRAKASLAAQPATKPLPVKTVWSAGPDARAQEAQRMAAASQLRAQAQSYRNQARDESLSPDIRQSYGKVAESLRDNADRLEQQAKQMKTGF; this is encoded by the coding sequence ATGATCGCGCCGCTGCTGATCGAGCTGGGCTGGAAATCGGCGCTGGCCTGTGCGGTGGCGCTGCTCGCCAGCCAGGCCCTGCGGGGCCGGCCCGCCGCCCAGCGCGTGGCGATGCTGCGCGCCGGCATTGCAGCATTGCTGCTGCTTCCCCTGCTGATCCTGACCGTGCCTGCGCTCGAGATCGCGGTGCTGCCTGCCGTGGCGCCGCTGCCGGACCTGCCGCTTGCGGAGATCGCGCCGGCGCCTGCCGTGCCCGAGGCGCCGGAAATCGACTGGCTTGCCCTGGCCTATGCGGCCGGCGCCGGAATCGTGCTGCTGCGCCTCGCCATCGGGCTCGCCATGCTGCATCGCTGGACCCGCCATGCGGTGCCCGCCTCCAACCGCGTGTGGCTGGAGGCGATCGCGCGGGCCGCCGAACCCTTGAAGCGGCCCGTGCGACTACTCGTATCGCCCCGCATTGCCTCGCCGCTGAGCCTCGGGATCGCGCCGGCGACCATATTGATCGGCCCGGAGACCGAGCGCTGCGCCGATCGCGCAGCGGCGGTGATCGCGCATGAGATCGCGCATGTCCGGCGTTTCGACTGGCCGGCGATGCTGGCCGCACGGCTGGCGCTCGCGCTGTTCTGGTTCAACCCGCTCGCCTGGCTGCTCGCCGCCGAGCTGGGGCGCCAGACCGAGCTGGCGGCTGACGAGGATGCGGTTCGCCACGTCGCCCGCGCCGATTATGCGCAGGCGCTGCTTGCGGTGGCCGGCGGCGGTGGCGCGCATGGCGCGTGCGGCATGGCGGTGACGCGGAGCGCCCTGGCGCGGCGGATCCGGCGCGTACTCGACGCCACCCCTGCCAGGCCAGCGAGCGGGCTGCTCTGCACGGCGCTGATCGGCTGCATCCCGCTCGGGATCGCGCCGCTCGCCGCGATGCAGCTGGTGCCGGCGCCTGCGGCACCCATGCCCGCACCGATGCTCAAGACACGCCAGCAAGCGCCGTCGCCTGCGCGCATGCCGGCGCCGGAAGCGCAGGCGGCGCAGGAAGCCGTCGCGGCGCCCAGGCCACGCCGCCTGCCGCTGAAGCGGATGCCCGCTGTCGCCGCCAGGCTCAAGACTCTGCCGGCAACTGCGCCCGAGACTGAGGCATCAGCCGGGTTCGCGCCCCGCTTCGAGGCCAGGATGGCGCGCTGGCGGAAGTCCTTGCGGGTGCCCGATGGCCCGCCAGCGCCGGGCGTCGAAGCGACCGGGCTCCGCCGCGCCAAGGCCAGCCTGGCAGCGCAACCCGCGACAAAGCCGCTGCCAGTGAAGACCGTGTGGAGTGCGGGTCCCGATGCGCGGGCGCAAGAGGCGCAGCGGATGGCGGCGGCGAGCCAGCTGCGCGCCCAGGCGCAGAGCTATCGCAACCAGGCACGGGACGAGAGCCTCTCGCCCGATATCCGCCAGAGCTACGGCAAGGTCGCGGAGTCGCTGCGCGACAATGCCGACCGGCTCGAGCAGCAAGCGAAACAGATGAAGACCGGCTTCTAG
- a CDS encoding UrcA family protein encodes MRSILFLPLILVGACAARVPASEPAVRLAYADLAIDTEAGRDALRDRVDAAARDFCRAHGKEVTPQLIRTETGYCIDAVRQSLLDEMPDAVRRAWRR; translated from the coding sequence ATGCGTTCGATCCTGTTCCTGCCCCTGATCCTCGTCGGCGCCTGCGCGGCGCGGGTCCCCGCCTCCGAACCCGCGGTGCGGCTGGCCTATGCCGATCTCGCGATCGACACCGAAGCGGGCCGCGATGCCCTGCGCGATCGCGTCGATGCTGCCGCACGGGACTTTTGCCGCGCGCATGGCAAGGAAGTCACGCCGCAGCTGATCCGCACCGAGACGGGCTATTGCATCGACGCGGTGCGCCAGTCGCTGCTCGACGAGATGCCGGACGCTGTGCGCAGGGCCTGGCGGCGCTAG
- a CDS encoding SDR family oxidoreductase — protein sequence MDTTTLFRLDGRVALVTGGSRGIGRMIAAGYVAQGAKVYVSSRKAAACEETAAALGPNCIALPADISTVDGCKALAEKLAALEPRLDILVNNAGAAWGVPFDEFPESGWDKVMDLNVKSPFFLTQALHPMLKAAASEARPAKVINITSIDGQRVNPWETYSYQASKAALIHLTRRMAARLIQDRIVVSSLAPGAFPSDMNKAARDHGDGVAKRIPSGRIGVDEDMAGAAIYLASRAGDYVVGETLTVDGGLVNASLGGSIEG from the coding sequence ATGGACACCACTACCCTATTCCGCCTCGACGGCCGCGTCGCCCTGGTCACCGGCGGCTCGCGGGGCATCGGCCGGATGATCGCGGCGGGCTATGTCGCCCAGGGCGCCAAGGTCTATGTCTCGTCGCGCAAGGCCGCCGCATGCGAGGAGACCGCCGCCGCGCTCGGCCCCAATTGCATCGCGCTGCCCGCCGACATCTCCACGGTCGATGGCTGCAAGGCGCTGGCCGAAAAGCTCGCCGCGCTCGAGCCCAGGCTCGACATCCTCGTCAACAATGCCGGCGCCGCCTGGGGCGTGCCGTTCGACGAATTTCCCGAGAGCGGCTGGGACAAGGTGATGGACCTCAACGTCAAGTCGCCCTTCTTCCTCACCCAGGCGCTGCACCCGATGCTCAAGGCCGCAGCCTCCGAAGCGCGCCCGGCCAAGGTGATCAACATCACCTCGATCGACGGCCAGCGCGTCAATCCCTGGGAGACGTACAGCTACCAGGCGTCGAAGGCCGCGCTGATCCACCTCACCCGCCGCATGGCCGCGCGGCTGATCCAGGACCGCATCGTCGTCTCGTCGCTCGCCCCCGGCGCCTTCCCCAGCGACATGAACAAGGCCGCGCGCGACCATGGCGACGGCGTCGCCAAGCGCATCCCCTCGGGGCGGATCGGCGTGGACGAGGACATGGCGGGCGCCGCCATCTACCTCGCCAGCCGCGCCGGCGACTATGTGGTGGGCGAAACGCTCACCGTCGACGGCGGCCTGGTCAATGCCAGCCTGGGCGGCAGTATCGAGGGCTAG
- a CDS encoding acyl-CoA dehydrogenase family protein, whose amino-acid sequence MALDPEVFDTLIETIRRFVAERLRPLEAEVEAEDAIPSVVTEEMKALGLFGLSIAEDYGGLGLTMLEECTVAIELGRTTPAFRSSFGTNVGIGSQGLVMAGTAEQKAQWLPRIASGEIVTSFALTEPDVGSDSGAVQTRAVRDGEVYRLTGTKRFITNADKAALFTVMARTGDEPGGRGVSAFLVPRDLPGISIGEPEKKMGQKGARVADVIFDDTPVPAANRLGAEGEGFKIAMQVLDRGRLHISAVCVGVAERLIADCVAYASERKQFGKPIAEHQLIQAMLADSKTEALAARALVLETAAAKDSGQNTTMEAAAAKYFASEMVGRVADRAVQIFGGAGYIADYGIERLYRDVRLFRIYEGTSQIQQLIIARETLKRGG is encoded by the coding sequence ATGGCACTCGACCCCGAAGTCTTCGACACGCTGATCGAGACGATCCGCCGCTTCGTCGCCGAGCGGCTGCGCCCCCTGGAAGCCGAGGTCGAGGCCGAGGATGCGATTCCCTCGGTGGTGACCGAGGAGATGAAAGCGCTCGGCCTGTTCGGCCTGTCGATCGCCGAGGACTATGGCGGCCTGGGGCTGACCATGCTCGAGGAGTGCACGGTCGCCATCGAGCTCGGCCGCACCACGCCGGCCTTCCGTTCGAGCTTCGGCACCAATGTCGGCATCGGCTCCCAGGGCCTGGTGATGGCCGGCACCGCCGAGCAGAAGGCGCAGTGGCTGCCCCGCATCGCCAGCGGCGAGATCGTCACCAGCTTCGCCCTTACCGAGCCCGATGTCGGCTCCGACAGCGGCGCGGTGCAGACCCGGGCAGTGCGGGATGGCGAGGTCTACCGCCTCACCGGCACCAAGCGCTTCATCACCAATGCCGACAAGGCCGCGCTGTTCACCGTGATGGCCCGCACCGGCGACGAGCCCGGCGGCCGCGGCGTCTCGGCCTTCTTGGTGCCGCGCGACCTGCCCGGCATCAGCATCGGCGAGCCCGAGAAGAAGATGGGCCAGAAGGGCGCGCGCGTCGCCGACGTGATCTTCGACGACACCCCCGTCCCCGCCGCCAACCGCCTCGGCGCCGAGGGCGAGGGCTTCAAGATCGCCATGCAGGTGCTCGACCGGGGCCGGCTGCACATCTCGGCGGTCTGCGTCGGCGTGGCGGAGCGGCTGATCGCCGACTGCGTCGCCTATGCAAGCGAGCGCAAGCAATTCGGCAAGCCGATCGCCGAGCACCAGCTGATCCAGGCGATGCTCGCCGATTCCAAGACCGAGGCGCTCGCCGCCCGCGCGCTCGTCCTCGAGACCGCCGCCGCCAAGGATTCCGGCCAGAACACCACGATGGAAGCCGCCGCAGCGAAGTATTTCGCCAGCGAGATGGTCGGCCGCGTCGCCGACCGCGCCGTGCAGATCTTCGGCGGCGCCGGCTATATCGCCGATTACGGCATCGAGCGGCTGTACCGCGACGTGCGGCTGTTCCGGATCTATGAAGGCACCAGCCAGATCCAGCAGCTGATCATCGCCCGCGAGACGCTCAAGCGCGGCGGGTAG
- a CDS encoding MFS transporter — MQGTATNHAAVPPMRRIRTPIMLAYGFGTVAYGVKDFCFSTFLLFYFNQVLGLPATEVGFAIMCALLLDAVADPAIGFLSDRTRSRWGRRHPWMYASAIPIALGWVLLWNPPALSNAHLLLWVFALSVVVRTAVSAYEVPSQALTPELSADYEERTRIMAYRFLFGWAGGLAMMILAYAWLLGPSPGHPNGQLVRSNYPAFAAVSAGIMAFAILTSALGTHGEINRLPRAETRRQSLGAHFGELIATVKNRAFLVLMAAGLCYYCAQGVSFALSSYIYAHVWRFQNQDFTIIAFSLLVGAFFAFLIAPRISRRLGKPRAAMWLMAAAAFWVALPYVLRLAGLFPAPGNPWMLPSLFAIYAANVTCSIGATILGSSMMADVVEQSELETGRRNEGVFFAGAFFVQKCCSGLGIWATGMLLDLVDFPAAAKVGQVAPAAVDRLTILFSLLYAVLAFAAAALYRAFPFGKAEHEARVARLAARNGEMPAEG, encoded by the coding sequence ATGCAGGGCACGGCAACCAACCACGCGGCAGTGCCCCCGATGCGGCGGATCCGCACGCCGATCATGCTCGCTTACGGCTTCGGCACGGTGGCGTACGGCGTGAAGGACTTCTGCTTCTCGACCTTCCTGCTCTTCTACTTCAACCAGGTGCTCGGGCTGCCCGCCACCGAGGTCGGCTTCGCGATCATGTGCGCGCTGCTGCTCGATGCGGTGGCCGACCCGGCGATCGGCTTCCTGTCGGACCGGACGCGCAGCCGCTGGGGGCGGCGGCATCCCTGGATGTACGCCTCGGCCATCCCGATCGCGCTCGGCTGGGTGCTGCTGTGGAACCCGCCGGCGCTCTCGAATGCGCACCTGCTGCTCTGGGTGTTCGCCCTGTCGGTGGTCGTCCGCACCGCCGTCTCCGCCTATGAAGTGCCGAGCCAGGCACTGACTCCGGAGCTTTCCGCCGACTATGAGGAGCGGACGCGGATCATGGCCTATCGCTTCCTGTTCGGCTGGGCCGGCGGGCTGGCGATGATGATCCTCGCTTATGCCTGGCTGCTCGGCCCCTCGCCGGGCCACCCCAACGGCCAGCTGGTGCGCAGCAACTACCCGGCCTTCGCCGCCGTCAGCGCCGGGATCATGGCGTTCGCCATCCTGACCTCGGCGCTCGGCACGCATGGCGAGATCAACCGGCTGCCCCGTGCCGAGACGCGCCGCCAGTCGCTGGGCGCGCATTTCGGCGAGCTGATCGCCACGGTGAAGAACCGCGCCTTCCTGGTCCTGATGGCGGCGGGGCTCTGCTATTACTGCGCCCAGGGCGTCAGCTTCGCGCTGTCCTCCTACATCTATGCCCATGTCTGGCGCTTCCAGAACCAGGACTTCACGATCATCGCCTTCTCGCTCCTCGTCGGGGCGTTCTTCGCCTTCCTGATCGCGCCGCGGATCTCGCGCCGGCTGGGCAAGCCCCGGGCGGCGATGTGGCTGATGGCGGCGGCGGCCTTCTGGGTGGCGCTCCCCTATGTCCTGCGGCTTGCCGGGCTGTTCCCGGCACCGGGCAACCCGTGGATGCTGCCGTCGCTGTTCGCCATCTACGCCGCCAACGTCACCTGCAGCATCGGGGCGACGATCCTCGGCTCGTCGATGATGGCCGATGTCGTCGAGCAATCGGAGCTGGAGACCGGGCGCCGCAACGAGGGCGTGTTCTTCGCCGGCGCCTTTTTTGTGCAGAAATGCTGCAGCGGCCTGGGCATCTGGGCGACCGGCATGCTGCTCGACCTGGTCGACTTTCCGGCCGCGGCCAAGGTGGGCCAGGTTGCCCCCGCGGCGGTCGACCGGCTGACCATCCTGTTCTCGCTCCTCTACGCCGTGCTCGCCTTCGCCGCGGCGGCGCTCTACCGGGCCTTCCCCTTCGGCAAGGCCGAGCATGAGGCGCGGGTCGCCAGGCTCGCTGCCCGCAACGGCGAAATGCCCGCCGAGGGCTGA